Sequence from the Miscanthus floridulus cultivar M001 chromosome 16, ASM1932011v1, whole genome shotgun sequence genome:
CGTGAATGGTTTGGCTTTCGACCAAGAACTAGTGCGAAGTGCTCCACTATTGGCACGGGCGCAGAAGAAATCTTTTCTTGATGTATCCCAGTAGCTTCATGTAGTTTGGTCTGCAAAGCATGAAAAACAAACTAATTAAGAACCCATATACTAAACAGCAGGCAAAAGCGTTCATGTAATGAATCATAGGTATGAGCACAAATTAGCTATAGGATAGTGTAACATCCAAATGTTCTCAGAGTTGCTACTATTCAAAAAAATCTGCAAACATGTTATCTAATAATTGAAAATTGCAGACAAATTAAATAATATATGAAATTTACAAACAGCTTAATAAAACGATATTGTTCATGATTAGAGATACTGCAAACATTTCGTAGTGCCTAGACTTTTCAACTCATTAAATGAACAATACAGAGACTACATTGCAGAGATAATAACCATGAAAGAGTCATACATAATTCTACTACCATACTTTTTCATACAAAAAACACATCACTTCCACCTAATCCTAGTTCAAAAGGTAGGATACAGATTGACAAATGTGAAACCCAAAGATGCCATCAGAAAGGGAAGTAATATGGTCATACCATTATTTCTTCACCCGTTGGAATGGACCATGTCCCATCAGCCTTTTGATATGTAGCCTTCCAAACTTGCATAGTAGTAGGCCATTCACCAGTTTTTGGGTCTCGCTGCATTGGAATAACAAAAGCATATATTCACTAATTCAGAACGATGTGTAATAGAAAAAAAATCTGCCTAGTAACTATTTTCCACACCAGATCGTAAGCGATTTGAGCAATTGATCTAGTTCCTACTTTGGACCCCATCTCTTGCTTTCCTCTATTGATGGAGTTTTGGTTGCTCCTTTTCTGGTTTACAAATCGCATAAATGTATCATTAACAATTATGCAGCACTGTAATTTAGGATATGAGTTGTATGTACCTGAAAATCATCATCCGTCCACAAATTCCTTATCAACCATTGCCAACCTTCTGGTGAGACATGTTGTGGTCTTGGCTTGTTGTTTCGGTAAGCTTGAAGCAGACGGTAATGCCGATTATTATATTGACTCTCTACTTGTCTCATGGCATAATCTTTATCTTCTTCTGAAAGCTCAGGAAACTTTTGCTGTACAGCAAAGATATATTGTAATAACCGGCCACTGAATGCAAcgataacctatgcatgccaaATATGTTCATTTCATATGAAAAGTAGGTCACCTTTAGTTTTCTCCAAATAGAT
This genomic interval carries:
- the LOC136511602 gene encoding uncharacterized protein; this translates as MDKFHPRTTTSIWRKLKQKFPELSEEDKDYAMRQVESQYNNRHYRLLQAYRNNKPRPQHVSPEGWQWLIRNLWTDDDFQKRSNQNSINRGKQEMGSKVGTRSIAQIAYDLRDPKTGEWPTTMQVWKATYQKADGTWSIPTGEEIMTKLHEATGIHQEKISSAPVPIVEHFALVLGRKPNHSRGVGIRAVNRVAEERIRLQAQIEASEQREAAARARADAAEQRAEAAEQRAQALEGQVSTVVETNAQLQEEQQSQRDEMSSLRQAQSGEVARLVREQLDHQMAALIVRIGAS